A window of Variovorax sp. HW608 genomic DNA:
GATGGCCGTGCACACGAAGAGCTGCAGCGGCAGCAATTGCGCGACGCCGCTCATGACGAAGAGGGCGCGCGCAAGCGCCGCACCCAGCACGCCGACCAATGCGCAGAGCAGCCACGCGGGAAAGTACGCGCCGGCCAGCGGGATCGACGGTGCGCCGGCGCAGCCGGACAGGCCGGGCAGGGCCAGGAACATCAGCGCGAGACC
This region includes:
- a CDS encoding YtcA family lipoprotein, with the translated sequence MLQARIAAGLALMFLALPGLSGCAGAPSIPLAGAYFPAWLLCALVGVLGAALARALFVMSGVAQLLPLQLFVCTAIGVAVAALLWWVWVGL